In one window of Leptospira sp. WS92.C1 DNA:
- a CDS encoding EscU/YscU/HrcU family type III secretion system export apparatus switch protein, whose amino-acid sequence MISVALKFIPQKDDAPVITASASGLLGDSIRKIAKKNSIPIVEDPILAKTLSEFPVGQEIPENLYRAVGAIFSMILELDSNSGKRKMLK is encoded by the coding sequence ATGATCAGTGTTGCTCTAAAATTTATCCCTCAGAAGGACGACGCACCCGTAATCACAGCTTCGGCTTCTGGCCTATTGGGGGACTCGATTCGAAAAATAGCGAAAAAAAATTCCATTCCGATCGTGGAGGATCCGATTCTAGCAAAAACCCTTTCCGAATTTCCAGTAGGTCAAGAAATTCCGGAAAATTTATACAGAGCGGTTGGGGCCATCTTTTCGATGATCCTAGAATTGGATTCGAATTCCGGAAAAAGGAAAATGTTAAAATGA
- a CDS encoding LysM peptidoglycan-binding domain-containing M23 family metallopeptidase: protein MNSLNTKRKNNSARRAGSRSAGTLSDTKKVNGKLILIPLLSSLVLTSLSADPLKSYDAEISEYTNKDSSFFTDKEERKIKQLFSQSPENWQEEKYSLNYHKDKSNLELPSFISVNRIISSKIISRSGIVHKNYVVKTKDTLSKIARMMRTSVQKISAANGLKKNSTLQVGQNLSIPVQVKNASRERIEFRKVFVSPVVNAKMTSRFGRRKDPFHTGSGGYHTGLDFGGAQGAPILASADGVVFFTGVNGGYGNTVIIDHENGYKTMYAHCAKITIEQGTRVSAGTVIGAVGRTGSATGPHLHFEVFLNGNRINPETALRKTLKIVTPLDPGKFARL from the coding sequence ATGAACTCGTTGAATACAAAAAGAAAAAATAATTCCGCTCGTAGGGCCGGTTCAAGATCGGCAGGGACGTTGTCCGATACTAAAAAGGTGAACGGAAAACTCATTTTGATCCCGCTACTCTCGTCTTTGGTTCTGACCTCTCTTTCCGCGGATCCTTTGAAAAGTTACGACGCGGAGATTTCAGAATACACCAATAAGGATTCCTCTTTTTTTACGGATAAGGAAGAGCGTAAGATCAAACAGCTGTTTTCCCAATCTCCTGAAAATTGGCAGGAAGAAAAGTATTCACTCAACTATCACAAAGACAAATCCAATCTCGAGTTACCGAGTTTTATCAGTGTCAACAGAATCATTTCCTCTAAAATCATCAGCCGTAGCGGAATCGTTCATAAAAATTATGTAGTCAAGACCAAGGATACACTCTCCAAAATCGCGAGAATGATGCGGACCTCTGTTCAAAAGATCAGTGCCGCAAACGGACTCAAAAAAAATTCAACTCTTCAAGTGGGTCAAAATCTTTCGATCCCCGTGCAGGTTAAAAATGCAAGCCGTGAAAGGATAGAATTTCGTAAGGTTTTTGTTTCTCCCGTCGTGAATGCAAAAATGACTTCCCGTTTTGGAAGAAGAAAAGATCCGTTTCATACCGGATCCGGAGGATATCATACCGGTTTGGATTTTGGAGGCGCTCAAGGGGCACCGATTCTTGCCTCTGCGGATGGGGTGGTTTTCTTTACGGGTGTAAACGGTGGTTACGGAAACACAGTCATCATTGATCACGAAAACGGCTATAAAACAATGTATGCCCATTGTGCAAAAATAACGATCGAACAGGGAACGAGAGTCAGCGCAGGCACGGTCATAGGAGCTGTTGGCAGGACGGGATCGGCTACGGGACCTCATTTGCATTTCGAGGTTTTTTTAAATGGAAACCGAATCAATCCGGAAACGGCTTTGAGAAAAACACTGAAAATCGTGACTCCCTTAGATCCCGGTAAGTTTGCCAGACTATAA
- a CDS encoding type II secretion system-associated lipoprotein: MFRITVFLLPGIIFLLAGCGSRLIRKDSITQVNEYYADKIYYLVQDKKVSNTEIFKKGMLVRIYIESTPSMVKIKCYPADQKREYAIGRMIIYQLNDEYTGKKITIEDLNKLIANELVEYKKKK; encoded by the coding sequence ATGTTTCGCATTACGGTTTTCCTGCTTCCGGGAATCATTTTTTTGCTGGCAGGTTGTGGAAGCCGGTTGATCCGCAAAGATTCCATCACCCAGGTCAATGAGTATTACGCGGATAAAATTTATTACCTAGTCCAGGATAAGAAAGTATCCAATACTGAAATTTTTAAAAAGGGAATGTTGGTTCGGATTTATATCGAATCCACTCCTTCGATGGTAAAAATCAAATGTTATCCCGCGGATCAGAAACGGGAATATGCTATCGGGAGAATGATCATCTATCAATTGAATGATGAATACACCGGTAAAAAAATAACGATCGAGGATCTAAATAAGCTCATAGCCAATGAACTCGTTGAATACAAAAAGAAAAAATAA
- a CDS encoding type II secretion system F family protein, translating to MAIYSYVAFNKKGKEEKGIIDAASLQAARSKLKNKGLYVRSLSEDSEKKDRELFPFLAKYFYRIPRKEVGLFSRQLATLLGAGIPLDKSLASIVEQTENQNFRKVLTGMQANITEGSSLSEAMKKYPDVFPNQFPSLVAVGEKTGDYEATLTRLAELEEKSSELKAKVQVAMVYPFIMGSLSIFVTIFLLTVVIPQIQELFLQFDAKLPLITRIVIGVSDILIGFWWLLLAIGFGGIMGFIYYKNTPKGKRNWDEFLLKVPILGSLARKVLVSSFARNIGILLSNRVPLIATLTIVEKIVDHSIFGEEIKNAVERIKEGEKLSSSFSGSAILPQMVIGMIAAGEVSDRVPEMMNKLADIYDTEVDTAIKTMTQSMEPLMIVVMGLMIGTIMASIMVPMYNLTQQLQNI from the coding sequence ATGGCTATTTATTCTTACGTTGCGTTTAACAAAAAAGGAAAGGAAGAAAAAGGAATTATCGACGCGGCTTCTTTGCAAGCCGCCAGATCCAAATTAAAGAACAAAGGACTTTATGTTCGTAGTCTTTCCGAAGATTCGGAAAAAAAAGATAGAGAGCTCTTTCCGTTTTTAGCCAAATATTTTTATAGAATTCCGCGCAAGGAAGTAGGCCTTTTTTCAAGACAACTCGCCACATTGCTCGGAGCCGGAATTCCCCTGGACAAATCTCTTGCCAGCATCGTAGAACAAACCGAAAATCAAAACTTTCGAAAAGTGCTGACAGGAATGCAGGCAAACATCACCGAAGGATCCTCTCTTTCGGAAGCGATGAAAAAATATCCGGATGTATTTCCCAATCAGTTTCCATCCCTGGTCGCAGTGGGTGAAAAAACGGGGGATTATGAAGCAACTCTTACCCGACTCGCGGAACTGGAAGAAAAATCCAGCGAGTTAAAAGCCAAGGTTCAGGTTGCGATGGTATATCCTTTTATCATGGGTTCTCTTTCCATCTTTGTGACGATTTTTTTGTTAACCGTAGTGATTCCTCAGATCCAGGAATTGTTTTTGCAATTCGATGCAAAACTTCCTTTGATTACCCGAATCGTGATCGGAGTTTCGGATATTCTTATCGGATTCTGGTGGCTTCTTCTTGCGATCGGCTTTGGGGGAATCATGGGATTTATCTATTATAAAAATACCCCGAAGGGAAAAAGGAATTGGGACGAATTCCTACTCAAGGTTCCGATCCTCGGATCGCTTGCGCGTAAAGTTCTCGTGAGCAGTTTTGCAAGAAACATCGGAATCCTTTTGAGCAATCGGGTTCCTTTGATCGCAACACTTACAATCGTAGAAAAAATTGTAGACCATTCCATCTTTGGTGAGGAGATCAAAAACGCGGTGGAACGAATTAAGGAAGGGGAAAAACTTTCTTCCTCTTTTAGCGGCTCTGCAATTCTCCCTCAGATGGTAATCGGTATGATCGCTGCGGGAGAGGTTTCGGATCGGGTACCGGAAATGATGAATAAACTCGCGGATATCTACGATACGGAAGTGGATACGGCCATAAAAACGATGACACAATCCATGGAACCGCTTATGATCGTGGTAATGGGTCTTATGATTGGAACGATTATGGCCTCGATTATGGTCCCAATGTACAACTTAACGCAACAACTTCAGAATATTTGA
- a CDS encoding YraN family protein: protein MAHSRKIKGDFGESIAAELLISLGHQVLERNYRFHRVEIDIISQKEEVLFFTEVKFWKDFENFDPLFSLNSRKQNRMRTAAEGFISQNLSFQNHFVSFGLVSVNLKKGCKYYPDLF from the coding sequence TTGGCTCACTCCCGAAAAATCAAAGGCGATTTTGGGGAATCGATTGCAGCCGAATTGTTGATTTCGTTAGGACATCAAGTTCTTGAGAGAAATTACCGCTTTCATCGCGTCGAAATCGACATAATCTCCCAAAAAGAAGAAGTCTTATTCTTTACAGAGGTAAAGTTCTGGAAGGATTTTGAAAACTTTGACCCTTTGTTTTCTCTGAATTCAAGAAAACAAAACCGTATGAGAACCGCGGCGGAAGGATTTATCTCTCAAAATCTTTCCTTTCAGAACCATTTTGTCTCATTCGGTCTTGTCTCCGTAAATCTCAAAAAGGGATGTAAATATTATCCTGACCTGTTCTGA
- the gspD gene encoding type II secretion system secretin GspD → MFGTTKQLPIFRVFSILVLVLLVWDKPVFPQNKKKTSVKTKSSAPEEPSERTFYANWRDTELNDFLKGMSAILKKNILLDESLKGKKITIISQKEIPIKNAFVFMKSVLESLGFGVVEEPDLISIVKVKDALARSPIVRVGKDLIPESEVGEYRNITQIIPVENVKPEELEPILKRLTSPNTDVIVYKNTNTIVLSGSAADINKLLILVNELDLKLDEATPGSISSAGDVHIYTLEHSEAEKIAATLIKLDNPVVHTEEISPEKKAQGQPPPKAEKIKAVGHKESNSVIVTATNTEWSEIRKIIKVLDSSRKQVLLEVLIVELSSSDLNDFGIDWRYKSLAYGQFNSGLSKEANIINANGQINPNINTLSGFSLGFLKAGSEQILGILSANQGNENFNVLSAPQVLTVDNQEAEISVGQDVPVRTQSRNAGTGGANAVTVDNFEYRPTGIKLKFTPHVNKNNKITLELFQEIKNIAEIALAGGNPTFNRREIKTSVTIENTQSIVIGGLISTDKQKRIVKIPLLGDIPYLGHLFKRTTEKLKKTNLMVFITPHILDSRENADKMTVKKKMQQERYELERERTLNKEKEIKERGD, encoded by the coding sequence ATGTTCGGCACAACCAAGCAACTTCCAATCTTTAGAGTTTTTTCCATTCTCGTACTCGTTCTTCTTGTATGGGACAAACCGGTATTTCCTCAAAATAAAAAGAAGACTTCCGTAAAAACAAAATCGTCCGCTCCCGAAGAACCTTCCGAAAGAACGTTCTATGCAAATTGGAGAGATACGGAACTCAATGACTTTCTCAAAGGAATGAGCGCTATTCTTAAAAAGAACATTCTGTTGGATGAAAGTTTAAAGGGTAAAAAGATCACGATCATTTCGCAAAAAGAGATTCCGATCAAAAACGCATTCGTCTTTATGAAGTCCGTTTTGGAATCACTCGGTTTTGGGGTGGTGGAAGAACCGGATCTCATCTCGATCGTAAAGGTCAAGGATGCATTGGCAAGATCTCCGATTGTAAGAGTCGGTAAGGACCTGATTCCCGAATCGGAAGTCGGAGAATACAGAAATATTACACAGATCATTCCCGTTGAAAACGTAAAACCAGAAGAGCTGGAACCAATTCTAAAACGCCTGACTTCTCCCAATACCGATGTGATCGTTTATAAAAACACGAACACAATCGTACTTTCCGGCTCCGCCGCGGATATCAACAAACTGCTGATTCTTGTAAACGAATTGGATTTGAAATTGGATGAAGCAACTCCGGGATCGATTTCTTCCGCGGGAGATGTGCATATCTATACCTTGGAACACAGTGAGGCGGAAAAAATCGCCGCGACTTTGATCAAGCTGGACAATCCTGTGGTTCACACCGAAGAGATCTCACCGGAAAAAAAAGCGCAAGGACAGCCCCCCCCCAAAGCCGAAAAAATCAAGGCGGTCGGTCATAAAGAATCCAACTCGGTAATTGTAACGGCTACGAACACCGAATGGAGCGAGATCCGAAAGATCATCAAGGTTCTTGATTCATCCAGAAAGCAAGTTTTACTCGAAGTTCTCATCGTGGAACTCTCTTCCAGCGATCTAAACGACTTTGGTATCGATTGGAGATACAAAAGTTTAGCTTACGGCCAATTTAACTCGGGGCTTTCCAAAGAAGCGAACATTATCAACGCCAATGGTCAGATCAACCCAAACATCAATACTCTCAGCGGTTTTTCTCTTGGATTCTTAAAAGCGGGGTCGGAACAAATCTTAGGAATTTTGAGCGCGAATCAAGGCAACGAAAACTTCAATGTTTTATCTGCGCCTCAAGTGTTGACCGTCGATAATCAGGAGGCTGAAATCAGCGTTGGACAGGACGTTCCGGTCAGAACGCAAAGCAGAAACGCAGGAACGGGGGGCGCCAACGCGGTCACTGTGGATAACTTCGAGTATCGTCCTACCGGGATTAAACTGAAATTTACCCCTCACGTGAATAAAAATAATAAAATCACTTTGGAACTCTTTCAGGAAATTAAGAATATCGCGGAAATCGCTCTTGCGGGTGGAAACCCCACCTTCAATCGAAGAGAAATCAAAACGTCAGTAACGATTGAAAACACCCAATCCATCGTAATCGGAGGGTTGATCTCCACGGATAAGCAAAAGAGAATCGTGAAAATTCCTTTGCTTGGAGACATTCCTTACTTAGGTCATTTGTTCAAACGAACTACCGAAAAGCTAAAAAAGACAAACTTGATGGTTTTTATCACCCCCCATATTCTGGATAGCCGTGAAAACGCGGATAAAATGACCGTGAAAAAGAAAATGCAGCAGGAAAGATACGAACTGGAAAGGGAAAGAACTTTGAACAAAGAGAAAGAAATCAAAGAAAGAGGGGACTAA
- a CDS encoding ribonuclease HII, which translates to MPDFKLNFEPEEHRFYSSSIPCGIDEAGRGPYAGPLSVALVSFSQETLVQILEGRFLKGLTDSKKLSEKKREALYPEILKHAQIAFRTFLSPRYIDKEGINRAVLEGIRKCAKMAIRTSHSIQPLQLLIDGNYNFNRYPEWSYLKNRSVFYTKGDLRIVSIAAASVLAKVSRDRYMMSISARYPNYLFAKHKGYGTKLHEELILRHGLSDIHRRSFTGKFSLSVLKPNSKY; encoded by the coding sequence TTGCCGGATTTCAAACTCAACTTTGAACCGGAAGAACACCGGTTCTACTCTTCGTCGATTCCTTGCGGGATCGACGAAGCCGGAAGAGGCCCTTATGCTGGCCCCCTCTCTGTTGCTCTCGTCTCCTTCAGTCAAGAAACCCTGGTTCAAATCCTAGAAGGCAGATTTCTCAAAGGTCTCACCGATTCTAAAAAACTCTCGGAAAAAAAAAGAGAAGCTCTTTATCCCGAAATTCTCAAACACGCGCAGATTGCGTTTCGAACTTTTTTAAGTCCTCGGTATATCGACAAAGAAGGAATCAACCGAGCCGTTTTGGAAGGAATCCGAAAATGCGCCAAAATGGCGATTCGAACTTCCCATTCCATACAACCGCTTCAACTTTTGATCGACGGAAATTACAATTTTAATCGTTATCCGGAATGGAGTTATCTCAAAAACAGATCCGTTTTTTACACCAAAGGGGATCTCAGGATTGTAAGTATAGCAGCGGCATCCGTGCTCGCGAAAGTCAGTAGAGATCGTTATATGATGTCGATTTCCGCCAGATATCCGAACTATCTTTTTGCTAAACATAAGGGTTATGGAACAAAACTTCATGAAGAGCTGATTCTAAGGCACGGTCTTTCCGATATTCATAGAAGAAGTTTTACCGGGAAATTCTCTCTATCTGTTTTAAAACCGAACTCGAAATATTAG
- a CDS encoding YifB family Mg chelatase-like AAA ATPase, protein MKNSWICLTGANLEGLEAYPVSVEINLKRGLPRFTITGLAAQSIRESSERVRIALENSGYSCPFQNILVNLAPAGRKKEGTLLDLSIACGILAVSGQIFPSGKLKRTLLLGELGLDGSLKPLRGVLPILSGISSEKYDTVILPFQNREEAALLKKFNVFGISQLKELEDVLENRKNPELKSEIQIRNLPIANGLELYKDQMVAFRAVQIAVAGWHHLLFIGPPGIGKSLLAKMAGLLLPPPGELEALDILKIQSAQSPLKELIVERPYRAPHHTASDISLVGGSRELRMGEVTLANRGILFLDELSEFKSGVLQALREPMEEGNITISRISGSITYPANFLLVAATNPCPCGYHGVKDENCGCSPPKIKKYQSPYSGPFRDRIDLEVEIFPSKEKERKRIYIPLKEYKTQIDKASKIQKERYAEIGIHFNGQLRGEFVNHLLRFNSGCEEILKKEILQRKLSIRKFNQIRKVARTIADLDEKEFVEEVHLLEALNFQNAGNNGENRAIA, encoded by the coding sequence ATGAAAAATTCTTGGATCTGTCTAACGGGTGCAAATTTAGAAGGACTGGAAGCATATCCTGTCTCTGTGGAAATCAACCTGAAACGAGGACTTCCCCGGTTTACGATTACGGGTCTTGCCGCCCAATCCATCCGGGAATCTTCGGAACGAGTCAGGATCGCTTTGGAAAACAGCGGCTATTCTTGCCCGTTCCAAAATATACTCGTCAATCTTGCTCCTGCGGGAAGAAAGAAAGAGGGAACCCTTTTGGATCTTTCAATCGCCTGTGGAATCCTTGCGGTAAGTGGACAAATCTTTCCGTCAGGTAAATTAAAACGAACCCTCCTTCTCGGAGAATTGGGTTTGGATGGAAGTTTAAAACCTCTTCGAGGGGTTCTTCCGATTCTTTCCGGAATTTCTTCGGAAAAATACGATACGGTCATTCTTCCTTTTCAGAACAGAGAGGAAGCGGCTCTATTAAAAAAATTTAACGTATTTGGAATTTCCCAGTTAAAAGAATTGGAGGATGTTTTGGAAAATCGAAAAAATCCGGAATTGAAGTCCGAAATTCAAATTCGAAATCTTCCCATTGCAAACGGGTTGGAATTGTATAAGGATCAGATGGTCGCGTTTCGAGCGGTTCAGATCGCGGTTGCGGGTTGGCATCATCTTTTATTTATCGGACCGCCCGGAATCGGAAAAAGTCTTTTGGCAAAAATGGCCGGACTTTTGCTTCCTCCTCCGGGAGAATTGGAAGCCTTGGATATATTAAAAATACAATCCGCACAATCTCCTCTAAAAGAACTGATCGTAGAAAGACCATATCGGGCTCCGCATCATACCGCTTCGGATATATCTTTGGTCGGAGGTTCTCGAGAATTGAGAATGGGAGAGGTCACTTTGGCAAATCGCGGGATTTTGTTTTTGGACGAACTTTCTGAATTCAAATCGGGAGTTCTTCAGGCTCTCAGGGAGCCGATGGAAGAAGGGAATATTACGATTTCAAGAATTTCCGGAAGCATTACATATCCTGCAAATTTTCTTTTAGTAGCAGCCACAAATCCCTGTCCTTGCGGATATCATGGGGTCAAAGACGAGAATTGCGGTTGCAGTCCCCCAAAAATCAAGAAATATCAATCCCCCTATTCCGGGCCTTTTCGAGATCGGATCGATTTGGAAGTGGAGATATTTCCATCCAAGGAAAAAGAAAGAAAACGAATCTACATTCCATTAAAAGAATATAAAACTCAGATCGACAAGGCCTCGAAAATTCAGAAAGAGCGGTATGCTGAAATCGGTATTCATTTTAACGGTCAATTGCGGGGGGAATTTGTGAATCATCTTTTGAGGTTCAATTCAGGTTGCGAGGAAATATTAAAAAAAGAGATTCTACAAAGAAAATTAAGCATTCGAAAGTTCAATCAGATTCGCAAAGTCGCAAGAACGATCGCGGATTTGGATGAGAAAGAGTTTGTGGAAGAAGTTCACCTTCTAGAGGCCCTGAATTTCCAGAACGCCGGAAATAACGGAGAAAACAGGGCCATCGCTTAA
- a CDS encoding HD-GYP domain-containing protein → MKKLSVSELKPGMRFTKPVYLDKENLFITSNTPVTDSDLDRLNKFGIQEVMTAGELLLLNSISSDPDVLETSIDDIIVNTVVEEELQPLKTIYDNLNRIKVTFGNLFRESTQLIQEVFKKTLEEKPLEVNPVREIAEKLSDFVRANHNISYLILSNNPSGYYLYNQITNATLYSLVLGKLLEYSRPKMIDLGISCLLADIGMCKVPPTISEKGEQLNEEEFKTIMKHTILGYQILSQRMKLKNNLAIVALQHHERYDGNGYPQKLSNNAIEEQARIYSIADNFSALVTNRPHRKKILPHEAIKSMISMDVGKFDLKLVRTLLNHLSLYPVGSCVELSDKRIGVVLGPNPDKPIRPCIRIIKDEYGEMVRNLILVDLLRETNLFISRPVDLQEITA, encoded by the coding sequence ATGAAAAAGCTATCGGTATCCGAACTCAAACCTGGTATGCGGTTTACCAAACCCGTCTATTTGGATAAAGAGAATCTATTTATCACTTCCAACACTCCTGTGACGGATAGCGATCTGGATCGATTGAATAAATTCGGAATTCAGGAAGTTATGACCGCAGGCGAGTTATTGCTTCTCAATTCGATCTCCTCCGATCCGGACGTTTTAGAAACCAGCATAGACGATATCATTGTAAATACAGTCGTAGAAGAGGAACTCCAACCTCTCAAAACAATCTATGACAATTTAAACAGAATCAAAGTTACATTTGGAAACCTATTTCGCGAATCCACTCAATTGATTCAGGAGGTCTTTAAAAAGACCTTAGAGGAAAAACCTCTCGAGGTAAATCCTGTTCGTGAAATTGCCGAAAAACTTAGCGATTTTGTTCGAGCCAATCATAATATCTCCTATTTGATTCTTTCTAACAATCCCTCTGGTTACTATCTATACAATCAGATTACAAATGCGACTCTCTATTCTCTAGTTCTGGGAAAATTACTGGAATATTCCAGACCAAAAATGATCGATCTTGGAATTTCCTGTCTGCTTGCGGATATAGGAATGTGTAAGGTTCCACCGACCATTTCTGAAAAAGGCGAGCAGCTGAACGAGGAAGAGTTTAAAACGATCATGAAACATACGATTCTCGGTTATCAGATTCTCTCTCAAAGAATGAAACTGAAAAACAATCTCGCGATCGTCGCGCTCCAACATCACGAAAGATACGACGGAAACGGGTATCCGCAGAAATTATCGAACAATGCGATCGAGGAACAAGCGAGAATCTACTCGATCGCGGATAACTTTTCCGCTTTGGTCACGAATCGCCCTCATAGAAAAAAAATCCTTCCTCACGAAGCGATTAAGTCCATGATCAGTATGGATGTAGGCAAATTCGATCTCAAACTCGTTAGAACTCTTCTCAATCACCTGTCTCTGTATCCGGTTGGTTCCTGCGTGGAATTATCCGATAAAAGAATCGGGGTTGTGTTGGGACCCAATCCAGACAAACCGATTCGCCCCTGCATTCGCATTATAAAAGATGAATATGGGGAAATGGTACGAAACTTGATTCTTGTCGATCTTCTTAGGGAAACAAACCTATTTATTTCACGCCCCGTAGATTTACAAGAAATCACCGCTTGA
- the gspE gene encoding type II secretion system ATPase GspE → MKTLGDILIEEGIISEKDLEDSLKVQKKNNLPLSHIIQKKGIAGESDILRALSKLYHFEFREKLEFTGMEEVFLQIPLKLIQRSRIVPFQLSKKTIRIAVSDPSDLHPMDDARNFLKGYNVEFVLAPEPEIMRIIHSHFDTTSSAAKEMLNEMEGSFSELAEAFENDSLDLSDDAPIIKMVNVILSQAVNERASDIHIEPYEKSLIVRYRVDGILHNVLNPPKSYHAGISSRIKIMSNLNIAENRLPQDGRIKLRLTGKDIDIRVSTIPCQFGERIVMRLLNKTDQKYSLETMGFYPELIKTLRSLIYEPHGIILVTGPTGSGKSTTLYSALSELNTEERNIITCEDPVEYQFEGISQMQMQEKIGLTFATGLRAILRQDPDVIMVGEIRDEETARIAIQASLTGHLVFSTLHTNDAASAATRLADMGIEPYLITSTVLGFMAQRLVRVICAHCKETYKPTATELESIGILKKTLKNGTLHRGKGCSHCMGTGFKGRTGIYELLLVDSPIKHAILQGSDAGKLNEIALEHGFKTLKDYGIKKVIDGVTTIDEVLRVT, encoded by the coding sequence TTGAAAACTCTCGGAGATATCCTAATCGAAGAGGGGATCATATCCGAAAAAGATCTGGAAGATTCCCTAAAGGTTCAGAAAAAAAACAACCTTCCCCTCAGTCATATCATTCAGAAAAAGGGAATCGCGGGAGAATCGGACATTCTTCGTGCACTCTCCAAACTCTACCATTTCGAATTCCGCGAAAAACTGGAATTCACAGGAATGGAAGAAGTGTTTCTGCAAATTCCTCTCAAACTCATCCAAAGAAGCAGGATCGTTCCGTTTCAACTTTCCAAAAAGACGATCCGAATCGCGGTATCCGATCCTTCCGATCTGCATCCGATGGACGACGCACGAAATTTTTTAAAGGGATATAACGTAGAATTCGTTCTCGCTCCAGAACCGGAAATCATGCGAATCATTCATTCGCATTTTGACACAACCTCATCCGCGGCAAAAGAAATGCTGAACGAGATGGAAGGAAGTTTTTCCGAACTCGCAGAAGCGTTTGAAAACGATTCCTTAGACCTCAGCGACGACGCTCCGATCATCAAGATGGTCAACGTCATTCTTTCCCAAGCCGTTAATGAACGGGCTTCGGACATTCACATCGAACCTTATGAAAAATCGTTAATTGTACGTTATCGTGTGGACGGTATTTTGCATAACGTCCTTAACCCTCCCAAGTCGTATCACGCGGGGATTTCCTCCAGAATCAAGATCATGTCTAACTTGAACATCGCCGAAAACAGACTTCCTCAAGACGGAAGAATCAAACTTAGACTTACGGGAAAGGATATCGATATTCGAGTATCCACGATTCCTTGTCAATTTGGAGAGAGAATCGTGATGCGACTTTTGAACAAAACCGATCAAAAGTATTCCCTCGAAACAATGGGGTTTTATCCCGAGTTAATCAAAACCCTGAGATCACTGATCTACGAACCACACGGAATCATCCTGGTAACGGGTCCCACCGGATCCGGTAAATCGACTACATTGTATTCGGCTCTGAGCGAGTTGAATACCGAAGAAAGAAACATCATCACCTGCGAAGATCCTGTCGAATATCAGTTCGAAGGAATTTCCCAAATGCAAATGCAGGAAAAAATCGGACTTACCTTTGCGACGGGTCTTCGCGCCATTCTCCGTCAGGATCCGGATGTGATCATGGTGGGGGAGATTCGGGACGAGGAAACCGCTCGAATCGCGATCCAAGCGTCGCTTACAGGTCACCTTGTATTTTCCACTTTACATACAAACGACGCCGCCAGCGCAGCAACACGTTTGGCAGATATGGGCATCGAACCGTATTTGATCACTTCCACAGTTTTAGGTTTTATGGCGCAACGACTTGTCAGAGTGATCTGCGCTCATTGTAAGGAAACATACAAACCAACCGCAACGGAGCTCGAATCCATAGGAATCTTAAAAAAGACGCTGAAAAATGGAACCTTACACAGAGGAAAGGGATGTTCTCATTGTATGGGAACCGGTTTTAAAGGAAGAACCGGAATTTACGAGCTCTTGTTGGTTGACTCTCCCATCAAACATGCTATTCTTCAAGGCAGCGACGCCGGCAAACTCAACGAAATCGCGCTCGAACACGGTTTTAAAACTCTAAAGGATTACGGAATCAAAAAGGTAATCGACGGAGTCACTACGATCGACGAAGTATTGAGAGTTACTTAA
- the gspG gene encoding type II secretion system major pseudopilin GspG — MNLSRLKRKYRKGLTLIELAVVVIILGALIALVYSNFKPGEISDDTAALKLKKDAYELQSHLERYAQRNGSYPSDEQGLEALVEKPTTGDVPEDWKPILSKKNAINDPWGTAYKLKRDASGDVQLFTLGKDKKEGGEGKNADFNILNEDEYPSDYRRK, encoded by the coding sequence TTGAATCTGTCTAGATTGAAAAGAAAATACAGAAAAGGTCTTACACTAATAGAACTCGCGGTTGTGGTGATCATTTTAGGCGCTCTGATAGCTCTTGTCTATTCCAACTTCAAACCAGGCGAAATCAGCGATGATACGGCGGCCCTCAAACTCAAAAAAGACGCATACGAGCTTCAATCTCATTTGGAAAGATACGCACAAAGAAACGGTTCTTATCCTTCTGACGAACAAGGGCTGGAAGCGCTGGTTGAAAAACCTACCACCGGAGACGTTCCCGAAGATTGGAAACCAATTCTGAGTAAAAAAAACGCCATTAACGATCCTTGGGGAACGGCTTATAAACTGAAGCGGGATGCAAGCGGCGACGTTCAGCTTTTTACTTTAGGCAAAGATAAAAAAGAAGGCGGGGAAGGCAAAAATGCTGACTTCAACATTCTCAACGAAGACGAATATCCTTCCGATTACCGCAGAAAATAA